A single Actinomadura algeriensis DNA region contains:
- a CDS encoding YybH family protein translates to MTVRPRHCHTTGDLALLIVDWTIEGTGPDGEPVHIRGTATDVARRGNDGYWRYAIDNPFGVDDFEGPTT, encoded by the coding sequence ATCACCGTCCGTCCCCGGCACTGCCACACGACCGGCGACCTCGCGCTCCTCATCGTCGACTGGACGATCGAGGGCACCGGCCCCGACGGCGAGCCGGTCCACATTCGGGGCACCGCGACCGATGTCGCCCGCCGGGGAAATGACGGATACTGGCGATACGCCATCGACAACCCCTTCGGCGTCGACGACTTCGAAGGCCCGACAACGTGA
- a CDS encoding winged helix-turn-helix transcriptional regulator — protein MPARPVRTRYALTPRGRDLGPVLQALWDWGAGTR, from the coding sequence CTGCCGGCCCGTCCCGTCCGGACGCGGTACGCGCTGACGCCGCGCGGCCGGGACCTCGGACCCGTGCTGCAGGCCCTCTGGGACTGGGGTGCCGGAACCCGTTAG
- a CDS encoding MarR family winged helix-turn-helix transcriptional regulator has translation MLKNDDGRIGAVTGLVRSAFLVNAVYGESAREHGVTAQQGQLLCVLMSRSYGMSELGAVLGLAKSSLTGLVDRTERNGLVRREADERDTRAVRVALTAKGARLAEEFYTETCRRVDGLLENFDAADRDALARLLGRVVLDNDVPAVFLERDER, from the coding sequence GTGCTGAAAAATGACGACGGCCGGATCGGGGCGGTGACCGGGCTGGTGCGGTCCGCGTTCCTGGTGAACGCCGTGTACGGCGAGTCGGCCCGGGAGCACGGCGTGACCGCGCAGCAGGGGCAGTTGCTGTGCGTGCTGATGAGCCGGTCGTACGGCATGAGCGAGCTGGGGGCGGTGCTCGGGCTGGCCAAGTCGAGCCTGACCGGCCTGGTGGACCGTACCGAGCGCAACGGGCTTGTCCGGCGCGAGGCGGACGAGCGGGACACGCGCGCGGTGCGGGTCGCGCTCACCGCGAAGGGCGCGCGGCTGGCGGAGGAGTTCTACACCGAGACCTGCCGGCGGGTCGACGGGCTGCTGGAGAACTTCGACGCAGCCGACCGGGACGCGCTCGCCCGCCTGCTCGGACGCGTCGTGCTCGACAACGACGTCCCGGCCGTCTTTCTCGAACGGGACGAGCGCTGA